One genomic segment of Ancylobacter sp. IITR112 includes these proteins:
- a CDS encoding efflux RND transporter periplasmic adaptor subunit, translating to MRIPAAFALILALSGCDGRDGGPPQGPGPQGRPQVGVVTVSPQSVAITAEMPGRTTASLVAEVRPQVGGIIKSRLFEEGSEVKAGDALYQIDPASYQASYDSAQASLQKAEAAVPSAQSKVDRYEGLIKQNAVSKQDYDDAVASLAQAKADVAAAKADVDTARINLDYTRITAPIGGRIDKSTLTPGALVTASQDTALTTIRTLDPINVDVTQSSTNLLNLRQAIRDGRIKISGDNVQVRLELDNGETYAHPGTLEFTSAYVDTTTGTYGVRAQFPNPERLLLPGMYVRAIIEEGVAPDSFLVPQRGVTRNTKGEPVALVVNGDNKVEQRVLTVSRSVGNSWLVDSGIRDGDRVIVEGSQFARPGQDVTPVDVVVDDTTGEVLERGQQSAAPGKDQASPPTAASPNPSK from the coding sequence ATGCGCATTCCCGCGGCTTTCGCCCTGATCCTCGCGCTTTCCGGGTGCGATGGTCGCGACGGCGGTCCGCCGCAGGGGCCGGGGCCGCAGGGACGGCCGCAGGTCGGCGTCGTGACGGTCAGCCCGCAATCCGTCGCCATCACCGCCGAGATGCCGGGCCGCACCACGGCCTCGCTCGTCGCCGAAGTGCGTCCGCAGGTCGGCGGCATCATCAAGTCGCGGCTCTTCGAGGAAGGTTCCGAGGTCAAGGCGGGCGACGCCCTCTACCAGATCGACCCGGCGAGCTATCAGGCCTCCTATGACAGCGCGCAGGCGAGCCTGCAGAAGGCCGAGGCGGCGGTGCCCAGCGCCCAGTCCAAGGTCGATCGCTACGAAGGGCTGATCAAGCAGAACGCTGTCAGCAAGCAGGATTACGATGACGCGGTTGCGTCGCTGGCGCAGGCCAAGGCCGACGTTGCCGCTGCCAAGGCGGATGTCGACACCGCCCGCATCAATCTCGATTACACCCGCATCACCGCCCCGATCGGCGGGCGGATTGACAAGTCGACACTGACCCCCGGCGCACTGGTGACGGCGAGCCAGGACACCGCGCTCACCACGATACGTACGCTCGATCCGATCAATGTCGATGTCACACAGTCCAGCACCAATCTGCTGAACCTGCGACAGGCGATCCGCGACGGACGGATCAAGATTTCCGGCGACAATGTCCAGGTGCGGCTGGAACTCGACAATGGCGAGACCTACGCCCATCCCGGCACGCTCGAATTCACCTCGGCCTATGTGGATACGACCACCGGCACCTATGGCGTGCGCGCGCAGTTTCCCAATCCCGAGCGGCTGCTGCTGCCGGGCATGTATGTGCGCGCCATCATCGAGGAGGGCGTGGCGCCGGACAGTTTCCTCGTTCCCCAGCGCGGCGTGACGCGCAACACCAAGGGTGAACCTGTCGCGCTTGTCGTCAATGGCGATAACAAGGTCGAGCAGCGCGTGCTCACCGTCTCGCGCAGCGTCGGCAATAGCTGGCTGGTGGACAGCGGTATCCGTGACGGCGACCGGGTCATTGTCGAGGGTAGCCAGTTCGCGCGCCCCGGACAGGATGTCACCCCCGTCGATGTGGTGGTGGACGACACCACCGGCGAGGTGCTGGAGCGCGGGCAGCAGAGCGCGGCGCCCGGCAAAGACCAGGCCTCGCCGCCAACCGCTGCCTCACCCAATCCGTCGAAGTGA
- a CDS encoding efflux RND transporter permease subunit, translating into MSRFFIDRPVFAWVLALLVMLGGVLALNTLPIAQYPQIAPPTVSVTASYPGADAQTVENSVTKVIEQGLTGIDNLDYMSATSTSTGQATITLTFTNAADPDIAQMQVQNKLQLVTPQLPSVVQTNGISVDKASDGFLMVIGFVSTDGRMSSTDVSDYVDSTLNDTLRRIEGVGSTTLFGSSYAMRIWLDPEKLAKYQLMPSDVASAIQAQNTQVSAGQVGGLPARPGQQLNATVTSRSRLQTPEQFRNIIVKSTSDGSLVRINDVATVELAAESYTTASRYNGMPAGGLAINLATGANAVATAERVKSAIERMKPTFPENVDVVYPYDTTPFVLLSIEEVVRTLVEAIGLVFVVMFIFLQNVRATLIPSLAVPVVLLGTFGVLALFGYSINTLTMFAMVLAIGLLVDDAIVVVENVERVMEEEGLSPKEATRKSMGEITGALVGIATVLSAVFIPMAFFGGSVGVIYRQFSVTIVSAMILSVLVALILTPALCATILKPPREHAKSRGFFGWFNRNFDRTTTAYRSGAAGVLARAGRFLAIFLVLAIGMGWMFVRLPSSFLPEEDQGILITMVQLPAGATADRTEKVLDTVRQHFLEGEKEAVEGIFTVNGFGFSGEGQNLGIAFIRLKPFDERKSPAVSAAAVAGRAMAQLHVRDAMVFTLNPPAIQGMGNSGGFSFYLQDMTGVGHEKLMAARNQLLGMAAQDHRLVATRPNGLEDQPQLVVDIDQEKASALGVSLADINDTLSTAWGSDYVNDFLDRGRVKKVYLQSAADFRMQPEDLAKWEVRNSSGTMVPFSSFASTRWTYGSPRLERFNGASAVEIQGQAAPGVSSGVAMDAIDTLVGQLPPGFTHEWTGLSHQERLSANQATALYAISVLVIFLCLAALYESWSIPFAVLMSVPIGIFGALLAATLFDQSNDVYFKVGLLTTIGLAAKNAILIVEFAIERQAHGVSLVEATLDAARQRLRPILMTSFAFILGVTPLAIASGPGSGAQNAIGIGVMGGMIAATVLGLFFVPLLFVVVRRFFPGKLPSAAAAPNADSGEAPHAPQA; encoded by the coding sequence ATGTCCCGCTTTTTCATTGACCGCCCCGTTTTCGCCTGGGTTCTGGCGCTGCTGGTCATGCTCGGCGGCGTGCTGGCGCTGAACACCCTGCCAATCGCGCAATATCCGCAGATCGCCCCGCCGACGGTCAGCGTCACCGCCTCCTATCCCGGGGCCGACGCCCAGACCGTGGAGAACTCGGTCACCAAGGTGATCGAGCAGGGCCTGACCGGCATAGACAATCTCGACTACATGTCGGCGACCTCGACCTCGACGGGGCAAGCGACGATCACGCTCACCTTCACCAATGCGGCGGATCCCGACATCGCGCAGATGCAGGTGCAGAACAAGCTGCAACTGGTGACGCCGCAACTTCCGAGCGTGGTGCAGACCAATGGCATCTCGGTCGACAAGGCGTCCGACGGCTTCCTGATGGTGATCGGCTTCGTCTCGACCGATGGTCGCATGTCGTCCACCGACGTGTCGGACTATGTCGATTCAACCCTCAACGACACGCTGCGGCGTATCGAGGGCGTGGGCTCGACCACGCTGTTCGGCTCCTCCTATGCCATGCGCATCTGGCTCGACCCGGAAAAGCTCGCCAAGTACCAGTTGATGCCGAGCGATGTGGCCAGCGCCATACAGGCGCAGAACACACAGGTGTCGGCCGGGCAGGTCGGCGGGCTGCCGGCACGCCCCGGCCAGCAGCTCAACGCCACCGTCACGTCCCGTTCGCGGCTGCAGACACCCGAGCAGTTCCGCAACATCATCGTCAAGAGCACGTCCGACGGCTCGCTGGTGCGCATCAATGATGTCGCCACAGTCGAACTGGCGGCAGAGAGCTACACCACTGCCTCGCGCTATAACGGCATGCCGGCCGGTGGCCTCGCCATCAATCTCGCGACGGGAGCCAATGCCGTCGCCACGGCGGAGCGGGTGAAGTCCGCCATCGAGCGGATGAAGCCGACCTTCCCGGAGAATGTCGACGTCGTCTATCCCTACGACACAACCCCCTTCGTCCTGCTGTCGATCGAGGAGGTGGTGCGCACGCTGGTCGAGGCCATCGGTCTTGTCTTCGTGGTCATGTTCATCTTCCTGCAGAACGTCCGCGCGACGCTCATCCCCTCTCTGGCGGTGCCGGTGGTGCTGCTCGGCACCTTCGGCGTGCTGGCGCTGTTCGGCTACTCCATCAACACGCTCACCATGTTCGCCATGGTGCTGGCCATTGGCCTGCTCGTCGACGACGCGATCGTCGTGGTGGAGAATGTCGAGCGGGTGATGGAGGAGGAGGGCCTGTCGCCCAAGGAGGCGACCCGCAAATCCATGGGCGAGATCACCGGCGCGCTGGTCGGCATCGCCACCGTGCTGTCGGCCGTGTTCATTCCCATGGCGTTTTTCGGTGGCTCGGTCGGCGTCATCTACCGGCAGTTCTCCGTCACCATCGTCTCGGCGATGATCCTCTCGGTTCTGGTGGCGCTGATACTGACGCCGGCGCTGTGCGCCACCATCCTCAAGCCGCCGCGCGAGCATGCGAAGAGCCGTGGCTTCTTCGGCTGGTTCAACCGCAATTTCGACCGCACCACCACGGCCTATCGCAGCGGGGCCGCCGGGGTGCTGGCGCGTGCGGGGCGCTTCCTCGCAATCTTCCTCGTGCTCGCCATCGGCATGGGCTGGATGTTCGTGCGGCTGCCATCCTCCTTCCTGCCGGAGGAGGACCAGGGCATCCTCATCACTATGGTGCAGCTCCCGGCCGGCGCGACCGCGGACCGCACCGAGAAGGTGCTGGACACCGTCCGCCAGCATTTCCTCGAAGGGGAAAAAGAGGCGGTCGAGGGCATTTTCACCGTCAACGGCTTCGGTTTCAGCGGCGAGGGCCAGAATCTCGGCATCGCCTTCATCCGCCTGAAGCCTTTTGATGAGCGAAAGTCGCCCGCCGTCTCCGCCGCCGCCGTCGCCGGCCGCGCCATGGCGCAGCTTCATGTGCGCGACGCGATGGTCTTCACGCTCAATCCGCCGGCGATCCAGGGCATGGGCAATTCCGGCGGCTTCAGCTTCTATCTTCAGGACATGACCGGCGTCGGGCACGAAAAGCTGATGGCGGCGCGCAACCAGCTTCTCGGCATGGCCGCCCAGGATCATCGCCTGGTGGCGACGCGGCCGAACGGGCTGGAGGACCAGCCCCAGCTTGTGGTCGATATCGACCAGGAGAAGGCGAGCGCGCTCGGCGTGTCGCTCGCAGACATCAATGACACGCTCTCCACCGCCTGGGGCAGCGATTATGTGAACGACTTCCTCGACCGCGGCCGGGTGAAGAAGGTCTATCTCCAGTCGGCCGCCGATTTCCGCATGCAGCCGGAGGATCTCGCCAAATGGGAGGTCCGCAACTCCAGCGGCACGATGGTGCCCTTTTCCTCCTTCGCCTCGACGCGCTGGACCTATGGCTCGCCTCGGCTGGAGCGCTTCAACGGCGCCTCGGCGGTGGAGATACAGGGGCAGGCGGCGCCGGGCGTCTCTTCGGGCGTGGCGATGGACGCCATCGACACGCTAGTCGGCCAGCTTCCGCCGGGCTTCACCCATGAATGGACCGGCCTGTCGCATCAGGAACGTCTCTCCGCCAATCAGGCGACGGCGCTCTACGCCATTTCCGTGCTGGTCATCTTCCTCTGCCTCGCCGCGCTTTATGAAAGCTGGTCGATCCCTTTCGCCGTGCTGATGTCGGTGCCGATCGGCATATTCGGCGCGCTGCTGGCGGCCACCTTGTTCGACCAGAGCAACGACGTCTATTTCAAGGTCGGCCTGCTCACTACCATCGGCCTCGCGGCGAAGAACGCGATCCTGATCGTCGAATTCGCCATTGAGCGGCAAGCGCATGGGGTGAGCCTCGTCGAGGCGACCCTGGACGCGGCCCGCCAGCGGCTGCGTCCGATCCTGATGACCTCCTTCGCCTTCATCCTCGGCGTGACGCCGCTCGCCATCGCCAGCGGACCGGGCTCCGGCGCCCAGAACGCCATCGGCATTGGCGTGATGGGCGGCATGATCGCGGCCACGGTGCTCGGCCTGTTCTTCGTGCCGCTGCTGTTCGTGGTCGTCCGCCGGTTCTTCCCCGGCAAGCTGCCCAGCGCGGCCGCCGCCCCGAACGCCGATTCCGGGGAGGCACCCCATGCCCCGCAGGCCTGA
- a CDS encoding efflux transporter outer membrane subunit, with amino-acid sequence MSLPPATCFSFRAVLPRLAGTAFVAALLGGCAVGPDYRAPDLTLPAKWGTASPTVTVTGEEGDNHPPELAQWWKRLGDPTLNRLIDEAVAGNLDVATAKARVRQARATRREAMAALAPTLTGSGSYTRAANGSNVSDTGTVTVARPFDSFDLGANAGWELDLFGENRRAAEAATYGLDAAQETLRNTLLTLIGDVATYYAEARGYQARAALARRTAASQRETAALTRTKLQVGSASAADVANAEGQAASTEANIPELESNYQQSVHQLAILLGQPPSALNGLMKKPAAIPTPVKPIPRGVPANVLLSRPDVRLAERQYAQYTAQIGQAEAALYPDVSLTGSISTSGATLGDLAKSSSVSWSFGPSVSIPIFNGGQLKAAVEFAQAQRDEYFLNYRAAVLTALQDVENASVSLQQERLKYKSLSASAASYRQAVSLARTLYQSGSSSFLDVLVAERSAYSADDSVLTSQVAIATDYVALNKALGGGWTGTIDDRTPAVVDTQMAPRLVSLDHTGLTPREPEDQGIGEAFAH; translated from the coding sequence ATGTCCCTGCCGCCCGCGACCTGCTTCTCCTTCCGCGCCGTGCTGCCTCGCCTCGCCGGCACGGCTTTCGTTGCCGCCCTGCTCGGCGGATGCGCGGTGGGGCCGGATTACCGTGCGCCCGACCTCACCCTGCCGGCAAAATGGGGGACGGCCTCGCCAACGGTGACCGTCACCGGCGAGGAAGGGGACAATCATCCGCCGGAACTGGCGCAATGGTGGAAACGGCTCGGCGACCCGACGCTGAACCGCCTGATCGACGAGGCGGTGGCGGGCAATCTTGATGTCGCCACGGCCAAAGCCCGGGTGCGGCAGGCCCGCGCCACCCGCCGGGAGGCGATGGCCGCGCTTGCTCCCACACTGACGGGTTCGGGCAGCTATACGCGCGCCGCCAATGGCAGCAACGTCTCCGATACCGGCACGGTTACCGTGGCGCGACCGTTCGATTCGTTCGACCTTGGCGCCAATGCCGGCTGGGAACTCGACCTGTTCGGCGAAAATCGCCGTGCGGCCGAGGCGGCCACCTATGGGCTCGATGCCGCGCAGGAGACGTTGCGCAATACGTTGCTTACCCTCATCGGCGACGTGGCGACCTACTATGCCGAAGCGCGCGGCTATCAGGCGCGGGCGGCGCTGGCGCGCCGTACCGCCGCCTCGCAGCGAGAAACCGCCGCTCTCACTCGCACCAAGCTGCAGGTCGGCTCGGCCTCGGCCGCGGATGTCGCCAATGCGGAGGGGCAGGCTGCGAGCACCGAGGCCAATATTCCCGAACTTGAGTCGAACTACCAGCAGAGCGTGCATCAGCTCGCCATCCTGCTCGGCCAGCCGCCAAGCGCGCTGAACGGGTTGATGAAGAAGCCGGCGGCGATTCCCACCCCGGTGAAGCCGATCCCGCGCGGCGTGCCGGCCAATGTACTGCTCTCGCGGCCTGATGTGCGCCTCGCCGAGCGCCAATATGCCCAGTACACGGCCCAGATCGGTCAGGCGGAAGCGGCGCTCTATCCCGATGTGAGCCTGACCGGTTCCATCTCCACCTCGGGGGCGACGTTGGGCGACCTCGCCAAGAGCTCGAGCGTGAGCTGGAGCTTCGGCCCGAGCGTGAGCATCCCCATCTTCAATGGCGGCCAGCTCAAGGCGGCCGTGGAATTTGCTCAGGCTCAGCGCGACGAGTACTTCCTCAATTACCGCGCCGCCGTGCTCACGGCGCTGCAGGATGTCGAGAATGCCAGCGTCTCGCTGCAGCAGGAACGGCTCAAATATAAGAGCCTGAGTGCCTCCGCCGCCTCCTATCGGCAGGCGGTCTCGCTGGCGCGCACGCTCTACCAGAGCGGCTCGTCAAGCTTCCTCGACGTGCTCGTGGCCGAGCGCTCGGCCTATTCGGCCGACGATTCCGTGCTCACCAGCCAGGTTGCCATCGCCACCGATTATGTCGCGCTCAACAAGGCGCTCGGCGGCGGTTGGACCGGCACGATCGACGACCGCACGCCGGCGGTGGTCGACACGCAGATGGCCCCGCGTCTGGTCTCCCTCGACCATACCGGTCTCACTCCGCGCGAGCCGGAGGACCAGGGCATCGGGGAAGCCTTCGCGCATTGA
- a CDS encoding metal ABC transporter permease, producing MGMIETLLSPFQFDFMVNALVISGLVAVPMALLSCFLVLKGWSLMGDAISHAVFPGVVLAYILGLPLALGAFAAGMFCAVATGYLKDNSRIKQDTVMGIVFSGMFGVGLVLYVKIQSEVHLDHILFGDMLGVSWRDIGETAAVAAVVAAVIAVKWRDFLLHAFDPIQARAVGLPVGWLHYGLLCLISLTIVGALTAVGLILAIAMLIAPGAIAFLLTRTFGAMLAAALSVAVIASLLGVYLSFFLDSAPAPTIVLLMSFVFIAALLRSSLAARRVQAGEAG from the coding sequence ATCGGCATGATCGAGACCCTGCTCTCCCCCTTCCAGTTCGACTTCATGGTCAATGCCCTCGTCATCTCCGGGCTGGTGGCGGTGCCGATGGCGCTGCTTTCCTGCTTCCTGGTGCTGAAGGGATGGTCGCTGATGGGCGACGCCATTTCCCACGCGGTTTTTCCCGGGGTGGTACTGGCCTACATCCTCGGCTTGCCGCTGGCGCTGGGCGCCTTCGCCGCCGGCATGTTCTGCGCGGTGGCGACCGGCTATCTCAAGGACAATAGCCGCATCAAGCAGGACACGGTGATGGGCATCGTGTTCTCCGGCATGTTCGGTGTCGGGCTGGTGCTCTATGTGAAAATCCAGTCCGAGGTGCATCTCGACCATATCCTGTTCGGCGACATGCTCGGCGTCTCCTGGCGCGACATTGGCGAGACCGCGGCGGTCGCGGCGGTGGTGGCGGCGGTCATCGCGGTGAAATGGCGCGATTTCCTGCTCCATGCCTTCGATCCCATACAGGCCCGCGCCGTCGGCCTGCCGGTCGGGTGGCTGCATTACGGCCTGCTGTGCCTGATCTCGCTCACCATTGTCGGTGCGCTCACCGCCGTGGGGCTGATCCTCGCCATCGCCATGCTGATTGCGCCGGGCGCCATCGCCTTTCTGCTCACGCGGACCTTCGGCGCCATGCTGGCGGCGGCGCTCAGCGTGGCGGTGATCGCCTCGCTGCTGGGCGTCTACCTTTCCTTCTTCCTCGATAGTGCCCCGGCCCCGACCATCGTTCTGCTGATGAGCTTCGTCTTCATCGCCGCTCTGCTGCGGTCTTCACTGGCGGCGCGCCGGGTGCAGGCGGGAGAGGCGGGCTAA
- a CDS encoding metal ABC transporter permease yields the protein MTLLAEPFGYEYMRNAMWVSALVGAVCAFLSCYLMLKGWSLIGDALSHAIVPGVAGAYMLGLPFAIGAFFSGGLAAAAMLFLNQRTRLREDAIIGLIFSSFFALGLFMVSLSPTSVNIQTIVLGNILTITPEDTLQLAIIGTVSLAILLVKWRDLMAVFFDEAHARSIGLKPTALKIMFFTLLAASTVAALQTVGAFLVICLVVTPGATAYLLADRFPRLLAIAVAIGAGTSFLGAYASYFLDGATGGIIVVLQTLVFLTAFVLAPKHGMLAARRRAAEALKAEASA from the coding sequence ATGACACTGCTGGCCGAGCCCTTCGGCTATGAATATATGCGCAATGCCATGTGGGTCTCGGCTCTCGTCGGGGCGGTGTGCGCCTTCCTCTCCTGCTATCTCATGCTCAAGGGCTGGTCGCTGATCGGCGACGCGCTGTCGCACGCCATCGTGCCGGGCGTGGCGGGTGCCTACATGCTCGGCCTGCCCTTCGCCATCGGCGCCTTCTTTTCCGGCGGGCTAGCTGCCGCGGCGATGCTGTTCCTCAACCAGCGGACAAGGCTGCGGGAGGACGCGATCATCGGGCTGATCTTTTCCTCCTTCTTCGCGCTCGGCCTGTTCATGGTCTCGCTTTCGCCGACCTCGGTGAACATCCAGACCATTGTGCTCGGCAACATCCTCACCATCACGCCGGAGGACACGCTGCAACTCGCCATCATCGGCACCGTGTCGCTGGCGATCCTTCTGGTGAAGTGGCGCGACCTGATGGCGGTGTTCTTCGACGAGGCGCATGCCCGCTCCATCGGCCTCAAGCCCACCGCGCTGAAAATCATGTTCTTCACCCTGCTAGCCGCCTCCACAGTGGCCGCGCTGCAGACGGTGGGCGCCTTTCTCGTCATCTGCCTGGTCGTCACGCCCGGCGCCACCGCCTATCTGCTGGCCGACCGTTTTCCCCGCCTGCTGGCGATCGCCGTCGCTATAGGCGCCGGCACCAGCTTTCTCGGCGCCTATGCCAGCTATTTCCTCGACGGCGCCACCGGCGGCATCATCGTGGTGCTGCAGACCCTGGTGTTCCTCACCGCCTTCGTCCTCGCCCCGAAGCACGGCATGCTGGCGGCGCGGCGGCGGGCGGCCGAAGCCCTCAAGGCGGAGGCATCGGCATGA
- a CDS encoding manganese/iron ABC transporter ATP-binding protein, translated as MNVRTPVATAEGLAVRHVSVTYRNGHTALRDASFAIPTGTITALVGVNGSGKSTLFKAIMGFVRLASGDIRILGDSVTAALKRNLVAYVPQSEEVDWNFPVLVEDVVMMGRYGHMGLMRLPRAADRAAVTDALARVNMSEFRKRQIGELSGGQKKRVFLARALAQDAKVILLDEPFTGVDVKTEEAIIALLRALRDEGRVMLVSTHNLGSVPEFCDRTVLVKGTVLASGPTSEIFTEANLEKTFGGVLRHFVLDGAGLHADDDSRQLAVLSDDERPLVFYGEKGERPPRATETAP; from the coding sequence ATGAATGTTCGGACCCCCGTCGCCACTGCCGAGGGCCTCGCCGTCCGCCATGTCTCGGTGACCTATCGCAACGGCCACACCGCGCTGCGCGACGCCAGCTTCGCTATCCCGACAGGCACCATCACGGCGCTGGTCGGGGTCAATGGCTCGGGCAAGTCGACCCTGTTCAAGGCGATCATGGGGTTCGTGCGGCTCGCCTCCGGCGACATTCGCATTCTCGGCGACAGCGTCACGGCAGCGCTGAAGCGCAACCTCGTCGCCTATGTGCCGCAGAGCGAGGAAGTGGACTGGAACTTCCCCGTACTGGTGGAAGACGTGGTGATGATGGGGCGCTACGGCCATATGGGGCTGATGCGACTGCCCCGCGCCGCCGACCGGGCCGCCGTCACCGACGCGCTGGCCCGCGTCAATATGAGCGAGTTCCGCAAGCGGCAGATCGGCGAACTCTCCGGCGGGCAGAAGAAGCGCGTCTTCCTCGCCCGCGCGCTGGCGCAGGACGCGAAGGTGATCCTGCTCGACGAGCCGTTCACCGGGGTCGACGTGAAGACCGAGGAGGCGATCATCGCCCTGTTGCGGGCGCTGCGCGACGAAGGACGGGTGATGCTGGTGTCCACCCACAATCTCGGCAGCGTGCCGGAATTTTGCGACCGTACCGTGCTGGTGAAAGGCACGGTGCTCGCTTCCGGCCCAACATCGGAGATTTTCACCGAGGCCAATCTGGAAAAGACTTTCGGCGGCGTGCTGCGCCATTTCGTGCTCGACGGTGCGGGCTTGCACGCCGACGATGACAGCCGCCAGCTCGCCGTGCTGAGCGACGACGAGCGCCCGCTGGTGTTCTATGGCGAGAAGGGTGAGCGCCCGCCGCGAGCGACGGAGACCGCGCCGTGA
- a CDS encoding metal ABC transporter substrate-binding protein, translated as MTTPSRRAVLVRLGAAGVLAGVLMAGLAGASAARAQESAGAAPKFKAVTTFTVIADMARNVAGDAAVVESITKPGAEIHNYAPTPGDIQRAQGAQLILWNGLNLELWFEKFFRNLKDVPSVVVSAGVEPISISQGPYSGKPNPHAWMSPANALIYVDNIRDAFMKYDPANAATYAANAAAYKAKIEAAVAPIRAELDAIPADKRWLVSSEGAFSYLARDFGLKELYLWPINADQQGTPQQVRKVIDAVRANKIPAVFSESTVSDKPARQVARETGALYGGVLYVDSLSEADGPVPTYIDLLTVTTGTLEKGLAKGLSQ; from the coding sequence ATGACGACACCCTCGCGACGTGCCGTGCTTGTCCGCCTCGGTGCCGCCGGTGTTCTGGCCGGAGTACTGATGGCGGGGCTGGCCGGTGCCTCCGCCGCGCGGGCGCAGGAGAGCGCGGGCGCCGCACCAAAGTTCAAGGCTGTGACGACCTTCACCGTCATCGCCGACATGGCGCGCAATGTGGCAGGCGATGCGGCGGTGGTTGAATCGATCACCAAGCCCGGTGCCGAGATCCACAATTACGCCCCCACACCCGGCGACATCCAGCGCGCCCAAGGTGCGCAGCTTATCCTCTGGAACGGGCTGAACCTCGAACTCTGGTTTGAGAAATTCTTCCGCAATCTCAAGGATGTACCGAGCGTCGTCGTTTCCGCTGGCGTCGAACCGATCAGCATTTCCCAGGGGCCCTATAGCGGCAAGCCCAACCCGCATGCCTGGATGTCGCCCGCCAACGCGCTGATCTATGTCGACAATATCCGCGACGCCTTCATGAAATATGACCCCGCCAACGCCGCGACCTATGCGGCGAATGCGGCTGCCTACAAGGCGAAGATCGAAGCCGCCGTGGCGCCGATCCGCGCTGAACTCGACGCTATTCCCGCCGACAAGCGCTGGCTGGTGTCGAGCGAGGGGGCCTTTTCCTATCTCGCACGGGATTTCGGGCTGAAGGAGCTTTATCTCTGGCCGATCAATGCCGACCAGCAGGGCACGCCGCAGCAGGTGCGCAAGGTGATCGACGCGGTGCGGGCCAACAAGATTCCCGCCGTGTTCAGCGAAAGCACCGTCTCCGACAAGCCGGCGCGGCAGGTAGCGCGCGAGACCGGGGCGCTCTATGGCGGCGTGCTCTATGTGGACTCGCTGAGCGAGGCCGACGGCCCGGTGCCGACCTATATCGACCTGCTCACTGTCACCACAGGCACGCTGGAAAAGGGCTTGGCCAAGGGGCTATCGCAATGA
- a CDS encoding DUF2188 domain-containing protein has translation MSHIRYEIVEHDGGWAYKLGDVFSETHPTHDSALAAAREAAARQSLSGETRPIAYQDRSGRWHEEVAQGGDRPEVEVEDTTKGA, from the coding sequence ATGAGCCATATTCGCTACGAGATCGTCGAACATGATGGCGGCTGGGCCTACAAGCTCGGCGACGTTTTCTCCGAAACTCATCCCACGCACGATTCGGCCCTTGCGGCCGCACGCGAGGCGGCGGCTCGTCAGTCCCTTTCTGGCGAAACCCGCCCGATCGCCTATCAGGACCGCAGCGGGCGCTGGCATGAGGAAGTCGCCCAGGGTGGCGACCGTCCCGAGGTCGAAGTCGAGGACACGACGAAGGGTGCGTGA